The proteins below come from a single Conexivisphaerales archaeon genomic window:
- a CDS encoding arginase family protein, producing the protein MRKEAAAYPTPTYKDRHDRRMVSIIRRSNAPMNESVNILGIPFDGATLGRKGSSEAPRAIREALRFNSNFNPEIGISLARARIYDLGDLVLNEQDVKDVHRAIGKEVRRCIRPSSLLILIGGDNSISLPAITALSKCGNLGLIVVDSHYDMRGEIAGKPTSGSSYYLALKRHGERLKGRVAYIGQHGFLNSLFYANRAEKLGVKVFTASDVLKEGALAIARSAYSIASEGADCVYLSVDIDCVGLAEVSGVSAPSPSGLSSAQLFSICTYLASREKVKVVDVVETSPSLDQTGRSQIVAATTLCYLAAGFELRKLMKLPLRKLRG; encoded by the coding sequence ATGAGGAAAGAGGCAGCAGCTTACCCGACCCCAACCTACAAGGACAGGCATGACAGAAGAATGGTTTCGATAATAAGGAGATCAAACGCACCGATGAACGAATCTGTCAACATACTCGGCATTCCTTTCGACGGAGCAACGCTGGGAAGAAAGGGCTCATCAGAGGCACCTAGGGCTATCAGAGAAGCACTGAGGTTCAATTCAAACTTCAATCCGGAGATTGGGATCAGCCTGGCAAGAGCCAGAATTTACGACCTTGGGGATTTGGTGTTGAATGAGCAAGATGTAAAGGATGTGCACAGAGCCATCGGGAAAGAGGTAAGAAGATGCATAAGACCCAGCTCATTGCTTATATTGATAGGGGGAGACAACAGCATATCTCTTCCTGCGATAACTGCTCTTTCGAAGTGCGGGAACCTTGGACTCATAGTTGTCGACTCACATTACGACATGAGAGGAGAGATAGCTGGCAAGCCAACAAGCGGCTCCTCCTACTACCTTGCTTTAAAGAGGCATGGTGAAAGATTGAAAGGAAGGGTAGCCTACATAGGTCAGCACGGCTTTCTGAATTCTCTCTTCTACGCTAACAGAGCAGAAAAGCTAGGGGTGAAAGTCTTTACAGCTAGCGACGTGCTGAAAGAAGGGGCACTAGCTATTGCCAGGTCTGCTTACTCGATCGCATCTGAGGGGGCTGACTGTGTTTATCTGAGTGTAGATATCGACTGTGTTGGTCTGGCAGAAGTCTCAGGAGTAAGCGCACCCAGCCCCTCAGGACTTAGCTCGGCGCAGTTGTTCAGCATCTGCACCTATCTGGCATCAAGAGAGAAAGTTAAAGTGGTAGATGTGGTTGAAACTTCTCCTTCCCTAGACCAGACTGGTAGGAGTCAGATAGTT
- a CDS encoding aromatic amino acid ammonia-lyase, producing MRDGCEPLIKGLIPCRETELHLDGKSLNLENISLYLLSDEEVLLSSDSLERVRSFRKRLEERLSRGEQVYGSTTGFGVLSRKKIEDLEMVELQKNLVRSHAVGAGIPMPDDVVRVAMLVKLNSLLRGNSCVRPEVVEIMAQMMNKHIIPVIPSYGSLGASGDLAPSAYLAMAMIGEGEAKYGGRILPSGRALEEAGLKPLVLQPKEGLSLLNGTCFTTAFAVIASIELKHILSWANCCTALASEVMHACKQSFDARLMDMRGLAGQKEVAASLMKLLEGTKRLRDDPIPQDPYSIRCVPQVHGAVVESLRFAAGIVESELNSVTDNPVMSEDGAILHGGNFHAQPVAMVLDVLSISSTYISQLSLARIHKLMEKSIAEKRDFLAKRPGLESGLMLTEYLAVALNNANSVLLHPASSYPADVSAGVEDHASHGVNAGLKALEILSNVSRVLAVELISLSNFLDGDEEGLADNSKLVLRFVRNLSPPLKGDRSLGSEIEGLALAIRKKMPPARGIF from the coding sequence ATGAGGGATGGATGCGAACCTCTTATTAAAGGGCTGATTCCGTGCAGAGAGACAGAATTGCATCTCGATGGCAAATCTCTTAACCTGGAAAACATTTCTCTTTACCTTTTGTCCGATGAAGAGGTGCTACTCTCTTCAGATTCACTTGAAAGAGTTAGAAGTTTCAGGAAAAGGCTGGAGGAGAGACTGAGCAGAGGGGAGCAAGTATACGGCTCGACGACCGGGTTCGGGGTGCTCTCCAGGAAGAAAATTGAAGACCTCGAAATGGTTGAGCTGCAGAAGAACCTGGTAAGAAGTCATGCGGTAGGAGCGGGAATACCTATGCCTGACGATGTTGTTAGAGTAGCTATGCTCGTGAAGCTAAATTCCCTTCTGAGAGGAAACAGCTGCGTGAGGCCGGAGGTTGTGGAAATCATGGCTCAAATGATGAATAAGCATATCATTCCTGTGATACCCAGCTACGGGTCGCTCGGGGCAAGCGGAGACTTGGCTCCCTCAGCATACCTAGCAATGGCGATGATCGGAGAAGGGGAGGCAAAGTATGGTGGCAGAATTCTGCCATCAGGAAGAGCGCTCGAAGAAGCGGGTTTAAAGCCATTGGTTCTTCAGCCTAAAGAAGGATTATCTCTCCTCAACGGTACATGCTTTACAACTGCATTTGCAGTTATCGCATCGATAGAATTGAAGCATATCCTCAGCTGGGCGAATTGCTGCACGGCTCTGGCTTCAGAGGTTATGCATGCTTGCAAACAATCGTTCGATGCCAGGTTGATGGACATGAGAGGTTTAGCAGGGCAGAAAGAAGTGGCAGCATCTCTCATGAAGCTACTTGAAGGAACCAAAAGACTCAGGGACGACCCTATACCGCAGGACCCTTACTCAATAAGATGCGTACCCCAGGTGCATGGGGCAGTAGTTGAGTCTTTACGTTTTGCAGCGGGAATCGTTGAATCTGAGCTGAATTCTGTGACAGATAACCCTGTAATGAGCGAAGACGGGGCTATTCTGCACGGAGGCAATTTTCATGCACAGCCTGTGGCGATGGTGCTGGATGTGCTTTCAATCTCATCAACGTATATTTCACAGCTGTCACTTGCCAGAATTCACAAACTGATGGAAAAGAGCATAGCTGAAAAGAGGGACTTTTTAGCTAAAAGGCCAGGCCTCGAATCCGGTCTCATGCTGACAGAGTACCTTGCAGTGGCTCTCAACAACGCAAACTCTGTGCTGCTGCACCCAGCCTCATCATATCCAGCAGACGTATCTGCTGGGGTAGAAGACCATGCCAGCCATGGAGTCAACGCAGGATTGAAGGCTCTTGAGATACTCAGCAACGTCTCGAGAGTTCTGGCGGTAGAGTTGATTTCGCTCTCCAATTTCTTGGATGGAGATGAGGAAGGCCTTGCAGATAATTCTAAACTAGTTTTGAGGTTTGTAAGGAATTTGAGCCCGCCGTTGAAAGGGGATAGAAGCCTGGGAAGCGAAATAGAGGGACTCGCTTTAGCAATTAGGAAGAAAATGCCTCCAGCTAGGGGTATATTCTGA